A window of the Dyadobacter pollutisoli genome harbors these coding sequences:
- a CDS encoding type II toxin-antitoxin system PemK/MazF family toxin: MLRGEIYWADLNPVIGSEIAKIRPVLIVSNDLNNEFSSTVTILPITSSTAKVYPFEVRIPENEGGLRNESKAKANQIRTIDKKRLGGKLGQLGNIKVREIEQAILIHLDIF; encoded by the coding sequence ATGCTGAGAGGTGAAATCTATTGGGCAGATCTCAATCCCGTGATCGGGAGCGAAATCGCTAAAATCAGACCTGTATTGATTGTTTCCAATGATCTGAACAATGAGTTTAGTTCAACTGTCACGATATTGCCAATTACTTCTAGTACTGCCAAAGTATATCCTTTCGAAGTACGCATTCCGGAGAATGAGGGAGGTCTCAGAAATGAATCGAAAGCCAAAGCAAACCAGATACGTACTATTGATAAAAAGCGACTTGGGGGTAAACTAGGCCAGTTAGGCAACATTAAAGTGAGGGAAATAGAACAGGCGATTCTAATTCACCTTGATATTTTTTAA
- a CDS encoding VOC family protein: protein MEIEDYKVPALTRIGHVHLKVADLERALDFYCGLLGFEVMARYGTQAAFISAGGYHHHIGLNTWYSQGAPAASQHGVGLFHTAILYPTRKDLATILNRLLKAEYPLSGASDHGVSEALYLNDPDNNGVELYWDRPKELWNMLPDGTVEMYTKSLNLTGLLSELRS from the coding sequence ATGGAAATTGAAGACTATAAAGTACCGGCACTAACGCGCATCGGTCACGTTCATTTAAAAGTTGCAGATCTTGAAAGAGCGCTGGATTTTTACTGCGGCTTGTTGGGATTTGAAGTAATGGCCAGGTATGGTACGCAGGCCGCATTCATTTCCGCAGGAGGCTATCATCATCATATCGGCCTAAACACCTGGTACAGCCAGGGTGCTCCGGCGGCTTCGCAGCACGGTGTCGGTTTATTTCACACGGCCATTTTATATCCAACCCGGAAGGATCTGGCAACGATTTTGAACAGGTTGCTGAAAGCTGAATATCCATTGTCTGGTGCCAGTGACCACGGCGTTTCCGAAGCGTTATACCTCAACGATCCGGATAATAACGGGGTCGAATTGTATTGGGACCGCCCGAAAGAACTCTGGAACATGCTCCCCGACGGCACAGTAGAAATGTACACCAAAAGCCTGAATTTGACAGGACTGCTTTCTGAATTGCGGTCTTAG
- a CDS encoding sugar phosphate isomerase/epimerase family protein: MNRRKALSSVLAVSGAGLLPVDLSKSKKPSFIYSLNMSTLRGHKLGFRKELEVAAKAGYGSVEIWINTLQDYLKTGGTLAEAKRIIDDLGIKVEDAIGFATWIVDDEAARAKALDQLKMEMEQLAQIGCPRVAAPPMGATTGASLDLAKVAERYRTILELGDKTGVVPHLELWGFSKNLSRVGEILYVAVESGHPSARLLMDVYHLHKGGSGMDSVKDVGKPLVEIFHINDYPATPPKETITDADRVYAGDGVAPLKNLLTSLKNPEKPVILSFEVFNKDYYAQDALLVAKTGLAKMKKVTEGI, encoded by the coding sequence ATGAATCGCCGAAAAGCATTATCCTCTGTCCTGGCTGTTAGCGGAGCCGGACTCCTGCCTGTTGATTTGAGCAAAAGCAAAAAACCGTCTTTTATCTACTCCTTGAACATGAGCACGTTGCGTGGTCACAAGCTGGGATTCAGGAAAGAGCTGGAAGTGGCTGCGAAAGCGGGGTACGGCTCGGTGGAAATATGGATCAATACTTTGCAGGATTACCTGAAAACCGGTGGTACATTAGCCGAAGCCAAGCGCATTATCGATGACCTTGGTATAAAAGTGGAAGATGCGATCGGATTTGCAACCTGGATTGTGGATGATGAAGCTGCCAGGGCAAAAGCACTGGATCAACTGAAAATGGAAATGGAGCAATTGGCCCAGATCGGTTGTCCTCGTGTGGCGGCACCGCCAATGGGCGCTACCACCGGCGCATCGCTGGACCTTGCGAAAGTGGCAGAACGTTATCGTACTATTCTGGAATTGGGAGACAAAACCGGCGTGGTTCCTCATTTGGAATTATGGGGCTTTTCAAAAAACCTGAGCCGGGTAGGGGAGATATTGTATGTGGCTGTTGAGTCGGGTCACCCTTCCGCGCGGCTATTAATGGATGTTTATCATTTACATAAAGGCGGTTCCGGAATGGACAGCGTCAAGGACGTTGGCAAACCGTTGGTTGAGATATTCCACATCAATGATTACCCGGCTACCCCACCGAAAGAAACTATTACCGATGCCGACAGAGTGTATGCTGGTGACGGCGTGGCGCCGCTGAAAAACTTGCTGACATCGCTCAAAAATCCTGAAAAGCCTGTAATCCTGTCTTTTGAGGTGTTTAATAAAGATTATTATGCGCAGGATGCTTTGCTTGTAGCGAAGACCGGTTTGGCTAAAATGAAGAAAGTAACCGAGGGCATTTAA
- a CDS encoding phosphotransferase enzyme family protein: protein MDHFPVTNSNLSAAHLAQFLKEKYFRETEEVSCRLLKAGINDTYLVTCAAEKYVYRVYSFSWRTTEDIGEELRLLRHLHSHGVSVSFPIADQNGIDIHYFNAPEGERQAVLFSFAAGDKMLNYSPETHYNVGALMARMHVLTENFHLNRVTYTHQELLVDSLEQLKRFLPEHTEEMVFMKSTQAYLISEFQKADISQLRKGAVHLDLWFDNLNITNNNEVTLFDFDFCGNGWLCLDMAYYILQVHSTEKDEAERTLKINRFMEGYESVVAVSEEEKRIIPMLGVSLYFFFLGIQSQRYENWSNVFFNDVYLKRFINLLLKKYFDLHELGQEKLL, encoded by the coding sequence ATGGATCATTTCCCGGTGACAAACTCTAATTTGTCTGCAGCACATCTTGCTCAATTTTTAAAGGAAAAGTACTTCCGGGAAACCGAGGAAGTGTCCTGCCGACTACTCAAAGCGGGCATCAACGACACCTATCTGGTTACCTGTGCGGCCGAAAAATACGTGTACAGGGTTTACAGTTTCAGCTGGCGCACAACAGAGGACATCGGCGAAGAACTTCGGTTGCTGCGTCATCTTCATTCACATGGAGTGTCTGTATCGTTTCCCATCGCGGATCAAAATGGCATTGATATTCATTATTTTAATGCGCCGGAAGGCGAAAGGCAGGCGGTACTATTTTCGTTTGCAGCTGGCGATAAAATGCTTAATTACAGTCCTGAAACACATTACAATGTTGGCGCCCTAATGGCACGTATGCACGTTTTGACCGAAAATTTCCACTTAAACCGCGTCACATATACCCACCAGGAACTGCTGGTAGATTCTCTGGAACAACTAAAACGGTTTCTGCCTGAGCACACCGAGGAAATGGTTTTCATGAAGTCTACACAGGCATATTTGATCAGTGAATTTCAAAAGGCCGACATAAGCCAGTTGAGAAAGGGAGCGGTTCATCTGGATCTTTGGTTCGACAATCTCAACATTACCAACAACAATGAGGTAACCCTTTTTGATTTCGATTTCTGCGGAAACGGCTGGCTGTGTCTCGATATGGCCTACTACATTTTACAGGTTCACAGCACTGAGAAAGACGAAGCTGAGCGGACGCTCAAAATCAATCGTTTTATGGAGGGGTACGAGTCGGTGGTAGCAGTCTCAGAAGAGGAAAAACGCATCATTCCAATGCTGGGCGTGAGTCTTTACTTCTTTTTCCTGGGTATCCAGTCGCAACGTTACGAGAACTGGTCTAATGTATTTTTCAATGACGTTTACCTCAAAAGGTTCATTAATCTTTTACTCAAAAAATATTTCGACTTGCATGAATTAGGACAGGAAAAATTACTATAA
- a CDS encoding GNAT family N-acetyltransferase: MSEVKLKLDNRRRGAFYVENDGKQVGEMVIGISETALTVYHTEVDPEMEGKGLARQMLDAMVAYAREQHLQVVPLCEYVHLQFRRHPDEFEDVWKK; encoded by the coding sequence ATGAGTGAAGTAAAACTAAAGCTGGATAATCGCCGCAGAGGCGCATTTTACGTAGAAAATGATGGCAAGCAAGTCGGAGAAATGGTTATTGGTATCAGCGAAACGGCTTTGACTGTTTATCACACCGAAGTGGATCCGGAAATGGAGGGTAAGGGCCTTGCCCGGCAAATGCTGGATGCCATGGTAGCCTATGCGAGAGAGCAGCATTTGCAGGTTGTGCCACTCTGCGAATATGTCCATTTACAATTCCGCAGGCATCCCGACGAATTCGAGGATGTTTGGAAAAAGTGA
- a CDS encoding PAS domain-containing sensor histidine kinase, whose protein sequence is MIDTLNDHKDDLLLAVERFELVAKATHDVIWDWDLVKSTVWWNEGMQQIFGHPASEVEQGPNSWFDRIHPEDQENVLKKIHAVIENGESNWSNVYRFRKGDGSYAYVHDRGYTIQSEGKPVRMVGSMMDITEQLKSEQARKESEEKVAWADQRAAMTIEGSGAGSFLVMLDTNEVIYSPTMAKILTGKDSSRITRDIFVDHIHPEDMLVRKDAYDKALKTGQLRYEARFIWKDKSIHWIRVIGQYLYDGSGKAVSLSGIVMDITDRIQSEQRLKTNEEHLRTLIEQAPVATALFVGREMIIEMPNEAMLKVWGKGNSVTGKPLKEALPELIDQPFLKILDQIYETGEPYAEPAARCELVMNGVLETFYFNFTYKPLRNSKGEIYAILDMAVDVTDQVTSRQDLEKSEERYRQLASELERRVQQRTEELHLANQELVNSNNNLQQFAYAASHDMQEPLRKIQAFGSRLQSVYAKELDENGAFMLNRIQDASKRMSVMIDDLLAYSRLTTRETEFKPVALNDIVTNVLADLEISIQEQNTEILVKSLPVVWGNALQLTQLMQNLVSNAIKYKFQGQLSKIKISSTDADPATIKVLPKLLQDHSYICLEVEDNGIGFDEAYLDRIFQMFQRLHGRGEFSGSGIGLALCKKVVQNHHGYITARSTPGKGSVFIVYLPKPL, encoded by the coding sequence ATGATTGATACGCTTAATGACCATAAGGACGACCTGCTTCTCGCAGTCGAACGCTTCGAACTTGTTGCCAAGGCTACCCATGATGTAATCTGGGATTGGGATTTAGTCAAAAGTACTGTATGGTGGAATGAGGGTATGCAACAAATTTTTGGACATCCTGCTTCGGAAGTGGAGCAAGGCCCCAACTCCTGGTTCGACCGCATACACCCAGAGGATCAAGAAAATGTGCTAAAAAAGATCCACGCCGTGATTGAGAATGGCGAAAGCAATTGGTCGAATGTGTACCGGTTTCGCAAAGGTGATGGATCCTATGCGTATGTACATGACCGCGGGTATACAATCCAGAGCGAGGGAAAGCCTGTACGTATGGTGGGTTCAATGATGGATATTACCGAACAGCTTAAATCGGAACAGGCTCGTAAAGAGAGCGAGGAAAAGGTAGCCTGGGCCGACCAGCGCGCTGCTATGACCATTGAAGGCTCTGGCGCAGGATCATTCCTCGTAATGCTCGATACTAATGAGGTCATTTATTCGCCCACCATGGCCAAAATCCTCACCGGTAAAGATAGTAGCCGGATCACACGCGATATTTTTGTTGACCACATTCATCCCGAAGACATGCTTGTAAGAAAGGATGCATATGACAAAGCCCTCAAAACGGGGCAGCTCAGGTATGAAGCGCGATTTATATGGAAGGACAAATCTATTCACTGGATCAGGGTGATTGGCCAATATCTGTACGATGGTTCCGGAAAGGCGGTTTCTTTGTCAGGTATTGTGATGGACATTACTGACAGGATTCAGTCTGAGCAGAGGCTTAAAACGAATGAAGAACATTTGCGGACACTGATTGAGCAGGCACCTGTTGCCACGGCTCTTTTCGTGGGCAGGGAAATGATCATAGAAATGCCAAACGAGGCCATGTTGAAGGTTTGGGGAAAGGGTAATTCGGTGACCGGCAAACCATTAAAAGAAGCACTACCCGAACTGATCGATCAACCTTTTCTGAAAATTCTTGATCAGATATACGAGACCGGCGAACCTTATGCCGAGCCGGCTGCACGCTGCGAACTGGTCATGAATGGAGTACTGGAAACTTTCTACTTCAATTTTACCTATAAGCCGCTGCGGAATTCAAAAGGAGAAATCTACGCAATACTGGATATGGCTGTGGACGTTACCGATCAGGTAACATCGCGGCAAGATCTTGAAAAGAGCGAAGAACGTTATCGGCAACTGGCCAGTGAACTGGAAAGAAGGGTACAGCAACGGACCGAAGAGCTACATTTGGCCAATCAGGAACTTGTCAACTCCAATAACAATTTACAGCAATTTGCCTACGCCGCCAGCCATGATATGCAAGAGCCGCTACGGAAAATACAGGCCTTCGGCTCACGGTTGCAAAGCGTGTATGCCAAGGAACTTGACGAAAATGGCGCATTTATGCTGAACCGCATTCAAGATGCGTCAAAAAGAATGTCGGTCATGATAGACGACCTGCTGGCTTACTCACGGCTAACTACACGAGAAACTGAGTTTAAACCAGTCGCATTGAACGACATTGTGACTAACGTTCTGGCCGATCTGGAAATATCTATCCAGGAACAAAATACGGAAATTTTGGTCAAATCATTGCCGGTGGTTTGGGGCAACGCATTGCAGCTTACCCAACTAATGCAAAACCTGGTGAGTAATGCCATTAAGTATAAATTTCAGGGCCAGCTTTCAAAAATAAAGATCTCGTCCACGGATGCTGATCCGGCTACGATCAAGGTCTTGCCCAAGCTTTTACAGGATCACTCTTATATATGCCTTGAAGTAGAGGATAATGGCATTGGTTTCGACGAAGCTTATCTGGACCGGATATTTCAGATGTTTCAGCGGCTTCATGGAAGGGGTGAATTCTCCGGCTCGGGTATTGGCCTTGCCTTGTGTAAGAAGGTGGTTCAAAACCATCACGGATACATTACCGCAAGAAGTACACCGGGGAAGGGCTCGGTCTTTATCGTATATCTCCCAAAGCCGCTTTGA
- a CDS encoding 3-keto-disaccharide hydrolase, with protein sequence MFKTSLCFLSAALLILTGYMAAPRKAVSLFDGKTFNGWEGDTVKTWKIENGAIAGGSLDETVPHNDFLCTRKIYSNFILKVKFKLTGYEGFINTGVQFHSVRSKNPGYEMIGYQADLGDKYWASLYDESRRNKTLAGPDSATISKILRPGQWNDYEVRSERGRIRLYLNGTQTVDYTETDKSIPQKGVIGLQIHGGGKAKVYYKDLMIEEL encoded by the coding sequence ATGTTCAAGACTTCACTATGCTTTTTGTCAGCTGCTTTACTGATCCTTACGGGTTATATGGCTGCCCCCAGGAAAGCGGTTTCACTATTTGACGGTAAGACTTTTAATGGTTGGGAAGGTGATACCGTGAAAACCTGGAAAATTGAGAATGGGGCGATCGCCGGCGGCTCGCTTGATGAAACTGTTCCACACAATGACTTTTTATGTACCCGCAAGATCTATTCCAATTTCATTCTGAAAGTTAAGTTTAAGCTCACAGGCTATGAAGGTTTTATCAATACAGGAGTGCAGTTCCACAGTGTAAGATCCAAAAATCCGGGTTATGAAATGATCGGATATCAGGCAGATCTGGGCGATAAATATTGGGCTAGCCTCTATGATGAATCAAGAAGAAACAAAACACTGGCCGGTCCTGATTCGGCTACCATTTCCAAAATATTGAGGCCGGGCCAATGGAATGATTACGAAGTACGCAGCGAGCGTGGACGGATAAGACTATACCTGAATGGTACCCAGACTGTCGATTACACCGAAACGGACAAAAGCATTCCTCAAAAAGGAGTAATTGGATTGCAGATACACGGTGGGGGCAAGGCAAAAGTGTACTATAAGGATCTCATGATCGAAGAGCTTTAA
- a CDS encoding DinB family protein has protein sequence MENDQRRKLVSELITLIEKGNAHVTLEEATAGLAPELRSVTIENLPYSIWQLVEHIRIAQKDIVDFSTSAEHDALAWPDDYWPKPVDTVSDSDWENSLKDIKKDQKRFFDLLNHEKNDLFSPLSWGTGQTLLREAMLIADHNSYHTAEIVVARRLLKNWR, from the coding sequence ATGGAAAATGATCAACGACGAAAATTGGTAAGCGAGCTCATTACCCTCATCGAAAAAGGGAATGCACATGTCACACTCGAAGAGGCCACAGCAGGCCTGGCACCTGAGCTCCGCTCTGTTACGATTGAAAACCTTCCCTACAGTATCTGGCAACTGGTGGAACACATCAGGATCGCTCAAAAAGACATTGTTGATTTTTCAACATCCGCTGAGCACGATGCACTGGCCTGGCCGGACGATTACTGGCCGAAGCCTGTGGACACTGTCAGCGATAGCGATTGGGAAAATTCACTGAAAGACATCAAGAAAGATCAAAAGCGCTTTTTCGATCTTTTAAATCATGAAAAAAATGACCTTTTCAGTCCGCTTTCCTGGGGTACCGGTCAAACGCTTTTACGGGAAGCCATGCTGATAGCCGATCATAACTCCTACCACACCGCCGAAATCGTGGTGGCGAGACGACTATTGAAAAATTGGCGATAA
- a CDS encoding Gfo/Idh/MocA family protein, translating into MNPNRRNFLKNVTAASALLATESIAKPFNIIKDLKKISPNDKIRFATIGMGIQGHSDTKAALRSTPDAEFVAAADLYDGRLTRVKEVFGKEVFTTRDYRQILERKDIDAVLIVTPDHWHDHITKASLQAGKHVYCEKPMVHHINEGQSVIDAWKKSGKTMQVGSQRISSASFKEAKRLFQAGEIGEINYVESNNDRFNSIGAWNYSVPTDASLTTLDWDTFLGDAPKVPFDAKRFFRWRNYRDYGTGVAGDLFVHLITGVHFVTGSMGPERILSSGELSYWKDGRDVPDVLVSILDYPKTDIHANFQMVLRVNFANAGAIANNTRIIGTEGQIEFTENNLILTKKKLPKAPGFGGYDSYNTFSESEQKEFKKQYDAQYPDDTRKAEPAKEVKFEAPKTDDAHANHFRDFFDNVKKGSLGVVEDPIFAFRAAAPVLACNESYFSQKIIKWDPVEMKLKKK; encoded by the coding sequence ATGAATCCTAACCGCCGAAACTTCCTTAAAAACGTTACAGCAGCGTCAGCTCTTTTAGCCACGGAAAGTATTGCCAAACCTTTTAACATTATTAAAGACCTGAAAAAAATCAGTCCCAATGACAAGATCCGTTTCGCAACGATCGGGATGGGGATTCAGGGGCACAGTGACACCAAAGCAGCTTTGCGAAGCACGCCGGATGCTGAATTTGTAGCTGCCGCCGATTTATATGACGGACGACTTACCAGGGTGAAGGAAGTTTTTGGAAAAGAAGTTTTTACCACCAGAGATTATCGCCAGATTCTGGAAAGAAAGGATATTGATGCAGTTTTAATCGTTACGCCCGATCATTGGCATGACCACATCACCAAGGCGTCACTGCAAGCCGGCAAGCATGTTTATTGCGAAAAACCAATGGTGCACCACATCAATGAAGGCCAGTCGGTGATCGATGCCTGGAAGAAATCAGGCAAAACGATGCAGGTAGGAAGTCAACGAATCAGTTCAGCATCATTTAAAGAAGCAAAAAGACTTTTTCAGGCCGGCGAAATAGGCGAGATCAACTATGTTGAATCCAATAATGACCGGTTCAACTCAATTGGCGCGTGGAATTATTCGGTACCTACTGATGCGTCCTTGACGACTTTGGATTGGGATACGTTCCTGGGAGATGCGCCGAAAGTACCTTTTGACGCCAAGCGTTTTTTCAGATGGAGAAATTACCGTGACTATGGTACTGGCGTGGCTGGCGATTTGTTCGTGCATCTCATTACCGGTGTGCATTTCGTGACGGGTTCAATGGGGCCCGAGCGGATACTTTCATCCGGCGAATTAAGCTATTGGAAGGACGGACGCGACGTTCCGGATGTATTGGTTTCAATCCTGGATTATCCAAAAACCGACATTCACGCCAATTTTCAAATGGTGCTGCGGGTGAATTTCGCTAATGCTGGTGCGATAGCCAATAATACACGAATCATTGGAACAGAAGGCCAGATTGAGTTTACCGAAAATAACCTCATTCTAACCAAGAAGAAATTGCCCAAAGCGCCCGGTTTTGGAGGTTACGATAGCTACAACACGTTTTCCGAAAGTGAGCAGAAAGAGTTCAAAAAACAGTATGATGCCCAGTACCCGGATGACACCAGAAAAGCGGAACCAGCCAAGGAGGTCAAATTTGAAGCACCAAAGACAGATGATGCCCATGCCAATCACTTCCGGGATTTCTTTGACAATGTAAAAAAGGGGAGCTTAGGAGTAGTAGAGGATCCCATTTTTGCATTTCGTGCCGCGGCGCCTGTTTTAGCCTGCAATGAGAGCTATTTCAGCCAGAAAATTATCAAGTGGGATCCTGTGGAAATGAAGCTCAAAAAGAAATAA
- a CDS encoding alpha/beta hydrolase has product MKTLSFTLLLFTWALSSFGQTGKVLDNLSLPSKLLKSERKFAIYLPPDYATSERSYPVLYLLHGAGDNHTGWVQFGEVLNIADKAIREGTATPMIIVMPDADTGRRGYFNDVKGDWPYEDFFFQELMPFVEKKYRIKAEKRYRAVSGLSMGGGGTFMYALHHPELFSSACPLSASTGPITLEDAKKNLLRNNPDIQDSTVANYYNRHSALALVNNMPDANKKAVRWYIDCGDDDFLYEGNSLVHIALRKKEIPHEFRIREGAHNWTYWRESLPKVLEFVSQAFHQY; this is encoded by the coding sequence ATGAAGACATTAAGTTTTACGCTGCTACTTTTCACATGGGCTTTGTCCTCATTTGGTCAAACTGGAAAGGTACTTGATAATCTGTCGCTGCCATCCAAGCTTCTCAAATCAGAACGAAAGTTTGCAATATACCTTCCCCCGGATTACGCGACCTCCGAGAGAAGCTACCCCGTATTGTACCTGTTGCACGGAGCTGGTGACAATCATACCGGTTGGGTGCAGTTTGGCGAAGTGTTGAATATTGCAGATAAGGCGATCCGCGAAGGGACGGCGACGCCCATGATCATTGTCATGCCCGACGCGGATACGGGTAGAAGAGGGTACTTCAATGATGTCAAAGGCGACTGGCCGTATGAGGATTTCTTTTTCCAGGAACTAATGCCTTTTGTCGAAAAGAAGTATCGAATCAAAGCTGAAAAGCGCTACCGTGCTGTGTCAGGCCTGTCAATGGGCGGGGGCGGTACGTTCATGTACGCATTGCATCATCCCGAGCTTTTTTCTTCTGCTTGTCCGTTGAGCGCTTCCACAGGGCCCATTACCCTGGAAGATGCTAAAAAGAATCTCCTAAGAAACAATCCCGACATTCAGGATTCAACAGTAGCCAATTATTATAACCGGCACAGCGCATTGGCCTTGGTCAATAATATGCCGGACGCCAATAAAAAGGCAGTTCGCTGGTATATAGACTGTGGCGATGATGACTTCCTTTATGAGGGCAATAGCTTGGTGCACATTGCTTTGCGCAAAAAAGAAATCCCGCACGAATTCCGGATCCGGGAGGGAGCGCATAACTGGACGTACTGGCGAGAATCACTTCCCAAAGTGCTGGAATTTGTTTCACAGGCATTTCATCAGTACTAG
- a CDS encoding SDR family NAD(P)-dependent oxidoreductase: MVQDILPGIKQFDLTGKVAIVTGGSKGLGLAMAAGLASAGADIVLVNRNAVEGERSAAELCISFGTRVLSYAADITSQEQTEAMARFTKENLGQIDILINSAGINIRGPIDELSAGDFAKVMEVNVNGTWLSSRAVTPYMKEQKSGRIINLASTLGLVGLANRTPYTASKGAVVQMTRALALELAPFNIMVNAICPGPFLTEMNIPIAESEEAKNIILGATALQRWGHLREIQGAAIFLASDAASYMVGSILAVDGGWTAR; encoded by the coding sequence ATGGTACAGGACATTTTGCCAGGCATCAAGCAGTTTGATCTGACGGGGAAGGTAGCAATTGTCACCGGCGGGTCGAAAGGACTTGGGTTGGCGATGGCGGCGGGACTTGCGTCTGCCGGAGCAGACATTGTGTTGGTCAACAGGAATGCTGTGGAGGGTGAGCGCAGTGCGGCAGAGCTCTGTATTTCGTTTGGTACCAGGGTCCTTTCGTATGCTGCGGACATCACAAGCCAGGAACAAACCGAAGCGATGGCCCGGTTTACAAAAGAGAATCTTGGCCAAATTGATATTTTAATCAACAGTGCAGGGATCAACATCCGCGGTCCGATCGACGAGCTTTCTGCCGGTGATTTCGCCAAAGTGATGGAGGTAAATGTAAACGGCACATGGCTTTCGTCACGTGCCGTTACGCCCTATATGAAAGAACAAAAGAGCGGAAGGATCATTAATCTGGCCAGCACGCTCGGGTTGGTCGGCTTGGCAAACCGAACACCCTACACGGCTAGCAAGGGTGCGGTGGTTCAGATGACCCGAGCGCTCGCATTGGAACTTGCTCCATTTAACATTATGGTCAATGCGATATGCCCCGGACCATTTTTAACCGAAATGAACATCCCGATCGCCGAAAGCGAAGAAGCCAAAAACATCATCCTGGGAGCTACGGCCTTGCAACGCTGGGGACACCTGCGAGAAATCCAGGGAGCAGCCATTTTCCTTGCAAGCGACGCCGCCAGTTATATGGTAGGGTCGATACTGGCGGTCGATGGCGGTTGGACGGCGCGGTGA